Proteins encoded together in one Neobacillus sp. FSL H8-0543 window:
- a CDS encoding branched-chain amino acid ABC transporter permease: protein MEILVQQLFNGLTVGSVYSLVALGLTLVYGILHIPNFAHGALYMIGGYITLTMMTKAGIHYWLAIVVSILVVGLLGILMERLVFHPLKGAPPIHDKIAAIGIMLFLEAFAQYVWGAEYHTMPSPYGQVVEVFGLTFTVQRILIISGAIVVMILLNLFLKKTYIGATIIAMSQNREGANLVGINTNKVAMLTFFISGGLATIAASLSAPINLVFPGMGNLVILKAFVIIILGGMGSVPGAILGGYILGFTESLGATYISNDYKDIIAFVLLVIILSVKPTGLFVKGGR, encoded by the coding sequence GTGGAGATATTGGTTCAGCAGTTATTTAATGGATTGACTGTTGGGAGCGTTTACAGTCTGGTGGCATTGGGATTAACTCTTGTTTATGGGATTTTGCACATTCCGAATTTTGCTCATGGGGCTCTCTATATGATTGGCGGATATATTACCTTAACCATGATGACGAAAGCGGGGATCCATTATTGGCTGGCAATTGTCGTCTCAATCCTAGTCGTAGGATTGCTGGGCATTTTAATGGAGAGGCTTGTGTTTCACCCGTTAAAGGGTGCGCCTCCCATTCACGATAAGATTGCCGCAATCGGTATTATGTTATTTCTTGAAGCGTTTGCTCAGTATGTATGGGGGGCAGAGTATCACACAATGCCAAGTCCTTATGGACAGGTGGTTGAGGTATTTGGCTTAACCTTTACGGTACAAAGAATTCTAATTATTAGCGGAGCAATCGTAGTTATGATATTATTAAACCTTTTTCTGAAAAAGACCTATATTGGAGCCACTATTATTGCTATGTCTCAAAACCGTGAGGGGGCAAATTTGGTGGGGATTAATACGAATAAAGTAGCCATGCTTACTTTTTTCATCTCAGGTGGTCTGGCCACTATTGCAGCGTCATTATCAGCACCTATTAATCTCGTTTTTCCGGGAATGGGTAACCTGGTAATCCTTAAAGCGTTCGTTATCATCATTTTAGGCGGGATGGGGAGTGTTCCGGGAGCGATTCTTGGTGGTTATATTTTAGGATTTACAGAGAGTTTGGGTGCAACATATATTTCGAATGATTATAAGGATATTATTGCTTTTGTCTTGTTAGTTATCATTCTTTCCGTAAAACCAACAGGTTTATTTGTAAAGGGGGGGCGTTAA
- a CDS encoding branched-chain amino acid ABC transporter permease, translating into MATLLKSKYLIPLLIAFAILFPVISQNDYYIHVMTLSFIWMIGVYGLNLLAGYAGYLSLAHAGFFAIGAYSLGLLTTKAQVNFWLALLLSLFITCVIGTLIGLVALRTKDAFFAIYTLCVGYIIYLVIDKWESLTEGVRGLIGIPAPSNIGPLSFEKPESHYYLVLFFLLFVILMMYRIVHSLTGRTYIAIRNSEDLALTIGISTMKNKLTVFVLSTFFAGLSGALYASFIRFIGPDIGYISITFDLLTFLLVGGIGTLSGPIVGTLIIVWLSQQLQFLQDYRMMIFGPVLTLLIIFYPGGLVGGAIEWKMKIKARKANTASRHLRKNELEKGSNTAAMKKQVKEG; encoded by the coding sequence ATGGCAACATTACTAAAATCAAAATACCTGATTCCTTTGCTGATTGCCTTTGCGATACTCTTTCCCGTTATTTCTCAAAATGATTATTACATACATGTTATGACACTCTCATTTATTTGGATGATCGGGGTGTATGGCTTAAATTTATTGGCAGGTTATGCCGGATACCTATCCTTGGCACATGCAGGTTTTTTTGCAATCGGAGCATATTCACTCGGGCTTTTAACGACAAAAGCACAGGTGAATTTCTGGCTTGCTTTATTACTATCGTTGTTTATTACCTGTGTAATTGGCACTTTAATTGGTCTCGTTGCATTAAGAACAAAGGATGCCTTCTTTGCAATTTATACATTATGTGTCGGATACATAATTTACTTAGTGATTGATAAGTGGGAGAGCTTAACGGAAGGTGTTCGCGGCTTAATAGGAATACCCGCACCGTCAAATATTGGGCCCCTATCGTTTGAAAAACCGGAATCACACTATTATCTTGTTTTGTTCTTCCTGTTATTTGTTATTTTAATGATGTACAGAATTGTGCATTCCCTCACAGGCAGAACTTATATTGCCATTCGAAACAGTGAAGATTTGGCGTTAACGATTGGAATCTCAACAATGAAAAATAAACTAACGGTCTTTGTACTATCCACCTTTTTTGCTGGTTTATCCGGTGCCTTATATGCTTCATTTATTCGGTTTATTGGACCTGATATTGGCTATATCTCGATTACCTTTGACTTATTAACCTTCTTATTAGTGGGTGGTATTGGTACACTATCCGGTCCAATTGTTGGAACCTTAATCATTGTTTGGCTTTCACAACAGCTGCAATTTTTACAGGATTATCGAATGATGATTTTTGGTCCTGTTCTAACCTTGCTGATTATTTTCTACCCCGGAGGGTTAGTAGGTGGAGCCATTGAGTGGAAGATGAAAATCAAAGCAAGGAAAGCCAACACTGCTAGCCGGCATTTAAGGAAAAATGAACTAGAAAAGGGGAGTAATACTGCTGCTATGAAAAAACAGGTGAAGGAGGGTTAG
- a CDS encoding ABC transporter ATP-binding protein, with translation MFLETKTLTKQFGGNIAVNKVDFSIEKGKINAIIGPNGAGKSTFFNLISGFHPPSSGQVIFKGCDITRLPANKIAGLGIGRTFQTTNLFEQSTVLDNVIIGHRLRTKSNLIDAILRTKRLIKEEKQCLEKALEVLDFVGLTSVAYKTVAGVSQEEKKRVAFALALATNPEIIFLDEPAAGVNPDETEGLALLMRKMIARGITVCLIEHKMQMIMKIADKIMVLNYGEKIAEGTPYEIRNNETVIKAYLGGNSLVKSSECLN, from the coding sequence ATGTTCCTGGAAACGAAGACCTTAACAAAGCAATTCGGAGGAAATATAGCCGTAAACAAAGTTGACTTTTCCATCGAAAAGGGAAAGATTAACGCGATTATTGGACCGAACGGTGCAGGGAAATCAACATTTTTTAATTTGATTAGCGGGTTTCATCCTCCAAGTTCAGGCCAAGTTATTTTTAAAGGGTGCGATATTACCAGGCTTCCTGCAAACAAAATAGCGGGATTGGGAATAGGTCGTACTTTTCAAACGACAAATTTGTTTGAACAATCAACTGTGCTTGATAACGTCATAATCGGACATCGCTTACGGACAAAATCCAATCTCATTGATGCAATCTTGAGAACCAAGCGATTAATAAAAGAGGAAAAACAATGCCTTGAAAAGGCGCTTGAGGTATTAGACTTCGTCGGATTAACCAGCGTTGCCTATAAAACAGTAGCAGGAGTATCACAAGAGGAGAAAAAAAGAGTCGCTTTTGCACTTGCCCTTGCGACAAACCCAGAAATTATTTTTCTTGATGAACCGGCAGCCGGAGTTAACCCAGATGAAACGGAAGGGTTAGCGCTGCTAATGAGAAAAATGATTGCCAGGGGTATAACAGTGTGTTTGATTGAGCATAAAATGCAAATGATTATGAAGATAGCTGATAAGATCATGGTTCTTAATTATGGTGAAAAAATCGCTGAGGGTACACCCTATGAAATTAGAAATAATGAAACTGTTATCAAGGCCTATTTAGGAGGGAACTCACTTGTTAAATCTTCGGAATGTCTCAATTAA
- a CDS encoding ABC transporter ATP-binding protein → MLNLRNVSIKYGSLTAIHDVSIIVNEGDIVVLLGANGAGKSTTFRAISGLNKPFGGDILFEGKSIEKISPDQIVQLGIVQCAEGRKLFSDMTVYENLMMGGYVHRKKKVQIKQSLKHVYELFPILYEKRNDPAGSLSGGQQQMLAIGRAFMSKPKLMMLDEPSVGLAPLIVERMFEVIQQINKEGTTILLAEQNANAALKIADKGYVFENGSIVLEGTSQELFSNDRVRKAYIGA, encoded by the coding sequence TTGTTAAATCTTCGGAATGTCTCAATTAAATATGGAAGCTTAACGGCGATTCACGATGTATCAATTATCGTTAATGAAGGAGATATTGTTGTGTTATTAGGTGCCAATGGTGCCGGAAAGAGCACAACCTTCCGTGCGATTAGCGGGTTAAATAAGCCCTTTGGCGGCGATATTCTCTTTGAAGGGAAATCAATTGAGAAAATATCTCCTGACCAAATTGTTCAATTAGGAATTGTCCAATGCGCTGAAGGTCGGAAATTATTTTCTGATATGACGGTATATGAAAATTTAATGATGGGGGGGTATGTCCATAGAAAGAAGAAGGTACAAATTAAACAATCTCTTAAACATGTTTATGAATTGTTTCCTATTTTGTATGAAAAAAGAAATGATCCTGCAGGGTCATTAAGTGGCGGTCAACAGCAAATGCTGGCAATTGGAAGAGCTTTTATGTCAAAACCAAAGTTAATGATGCTTGATGAACCGTCCGTAGGTCTGGCACCACTAATTGTCGAAAGAATGTTTGAAGTGATCCAACAGATTAATAAAGAAGGAACAACGATTCTTTTAGCAGAGCAAAATGCAAATGCTGCACTAAAAATTGCTGATAAAGGCTATGTGTTTGAAAACGGCTCAATCGTTTTAGAAGGTACATCCCAAGAGCTATTTTCGAATGATCGGGTGAGAAAAGCCTATATTGGTGCGTAA
- a CDS encoding ABC transporter substrate-binding protein, producing MKIGNVFLLGIFLAILFSLAACGGAEETTTDSNKNTNEEKVTENTGTEEAGTVDIGFSGPLSGPAAFYGERTLNGVQMAADEINEAGGFEVDGKIYKLNIVSLDDKYLPNETGANAKRLIQQNKTPIIFTPHSGGALAMQVFNQQEKFLIAAYTSEPKVTETSNKLSVRIAPGYDGYIKPFSDYTMDRFGKKIAFLPTATQYGKDWSASLKTYWEKQGGKVVYDSSIDFTKETDFFTVVTNALKDKPDVLFIGGASEPTAKVAKQARELGFKGGFIIMDQAKLEEMQAVTGSYDVLEGAIGVMPLAKLDFPGIPNFLKNFEAKYKETPSYEAGLNYIALNVFVEAMKAAKSVDNPEKIREHIQVGLDNLPAEVEIFDYPEITADGAFLANLVVGAVEDGEIVSIKVD from the coding sequence ATGAAAATAGGCAATGTATTTCTATTGGGTATTTTTCTTGCAATCTTGTTTAGCTTAGCAGCGTGCGGAGGGGCAGAAGAGACGACAACGGATTCGAATAAGAATACAAATGAAGAAAAAGTAACAGAAAATACGGGCACAGAAGAAGCAGGTACTGTAGATATTGGCTTCAGTGGTCCACTTAGCGGACCAGCTGCATTCTATGGAGAGCGTACCTTAAATGGTGTCCAAATGGCAGCAGATGAAATCAATGAAGCAGGCGGTTTCGAAGTTGATGGAAAAATATATAAATTAAATATTGTTTCACTTGATGATAAATATCTGCCGAATGAAACAGGTGCAAATGCCAAGAGACTGATTCAGCAGAACAAAACACCGATAATATTCACTCCTCATAGCGGTGGTGCATTAGCCATGCAAGTTTTTAATCAACAAGAAAAATTCTTAATTGCTGCTTATACGAGTGAACCAAAGGTTACTGAAACCAGTAATAAGCTGTCAGTAAGAATTGCACCTGGATATGACGGATATATTAAGCCTTTCTCAGATTATACGATGGACCGTTTTGGAAAGAAAATTGCCTTCCTTCCAACCGCTACTCAATATGGTAAAGACTGGTCAGCTTCTCTTAAAACTTATTGGGAAAAACAAGGCGGTAAGGTAGTCTACGATTCTTCGATTGATTTTACGAAAGAAACGGATTTCTTTACTGTTGTAACCAATGCATTAAAGGACAAACCGGATGTTTTATTTATCGGTGGTGCTTCAGAACCCACGGCTAAAGTAGCGAAGCAGGCAAGAGAGCTTGGATTTAAGGGCGGCTTTATTATCATGGACCAAGCCAAACTTGAAGAAATGCAAGCAGTTACAGGATCATACGATGTTCTTGAAGGTGCTATTGGTGTAATGCCATTAGCAAAATTAGACTTTCCGGGGATTCCGAATTTTTTAAAGAACTTTGAAGCGAAATATAAGGAAACACCTAGTTATGAAGCAGGGCTAAACTATATCGCCTTAAACGTATTTGTAGAAGCGATGAAGGCGGCAAAATCTGTCGACAATCCAGAAAAAATTCGTGAGCATATCCAGGTTGGCTTAGACAATTTACCTGCAGAAGTAGAAATATTTGATTATCCGGAGATCACTGCGGATGGCGCTTTCCTTGCAAATTTAGTCGTAGGAGCAGTTGAGGACGGAGAAATTGTTTCAATAAAAGTAGATTAA
- a CDS encoding SDR family oxidoreductase, which translates to MHITQLFDLTGKVAIVTGGGRGLGQQIAEGFAEAGANVVVCSRKLDACVEVSEGLKKLGVDSLALKCDVTNPDDVSNVVKQTLEKFGRIDILVNNSGATWGALVEEMPLEAWKKVVDVNVTGTFIMTQAVGKVMLEQKYGKIINIASVAGLNGSNPKYMNAIGYNASKGAVVTFTKDLAVKWGPSGIYVNAIAPGFFPTKMSKGLLEQGGSEILEGTPLRKFGSDSDLKGVALFLAAPASDFVTGDIVVVDGGANAM; encoded by the coding sequence ATGCATATTACACAATTATTTGATTTAACTGGTAAAGTAGCGATTGTTACTGGTGGAGGAAGGGGACTGGGCCAGCAAATTGCCGAAGGCTTTGCTGAAGCTGGTGCCAATGTGGTCGTTTGTTCAAGGAAACTGGATGCCTGTGTTGAAGTTAGCGAGGGGCTAAAGAAACTCGGCGTTGATTCACTGGCATTAAAATGTGATGTAACAAACCCTGATGATGTCAGTAATGTCGTAAAACAGACATTAGAGAAATTCGGTCGCATTGATATTCTAGTTAATAATAGTGGGGCTACCTGGGGAGCACTAGTTGAGGAAATGCCACTTGAGGCTTGGAAAAAGGTTGTAGACGTAAATGTTACTGGGACTTTTATCATGACACAAGCAGTTGGAAAGGTAATGCTCGAGCAGAAGTATGGAAAAATTATCAATATTGCTTCTGTTGCAGGGCTCAATGGAAGTAATCCAAAATATATGAACGCAATTGGTTACAATGCATCTAAAGGTGCGGTTGTTACTTTTACAAAAGATTTAGCCGTGAAATGGGGCCCGAGCGGGATTTATGTCAATGCAATTGCTCCTGGATTTTTCCCGACAAAAATGTCGAAGGGTTTGCTTGAACAGGGCGGCAGTGAAATTCTAGAGGGTACTCCTTTGAGGAAATTCGGCTCTGATTCTGACCTTAAAGGGGTAGCACTATTTTTAGCAGCACCAGCTTCTGACTTTGTTACAGGGGATATAGTTGTTGTTGATGGCGGAGCCAATGCAATGTAG
- a CDS encoding thiolase family protein, whose translation MKRDAVIVSAVRTAIGRQGGALASVPAHVLGAEVIKEAVKRANINPGMVDDVIFGNVLSGGGNIARLTALQTGLSIDLPGLTIDRQCGSGINAINLAAQAIRADDGDVYIAGGTESMSRAPYLLDRPEKPYSPAPPSFRKSQLSPQEIGDPPMGITAENLVEKYKISREEQDEFAYQSQRRMAIAMEEGRFEEQIVPIRIPVRKGEPIVFKTDEHPRPQTTLEALSKLQPAFLKGGTVTAGNSSGLNDAASALVIMSREKAEELNLTPLAVIRAYAVAGVDPNIMGIGPVPAVNKVIEKSGISLQDMDLIEINEAFAAQVLACNRELEMDLEKVNVNGGAIAHGHPLGATGAILATKAVYELKRTGSRYALITACIGGGQGIATIIERE comes from the coding sequence ATGAAAAGAGATGCCGTTATCGTTTCAGCTGTCAGAACAGCCATAGGCAGGCAAGGAGGTGCGCTAGCGTCCGTTCCTGCCCATGTTTTAGGGGCCGAGGTAATAAAAGAGGCAGTCAAACGAGCAAATATAAATCCAGGAATGGTTGATGATGTTATTTTTGGAAATGTACTCTCAGGTGGAGGAAATATTGCTAGATTAACAGCTTTACAGACAGGATTGTCGATTGATTTACCAGGATTAACGATTGATAGACAGTGTGGTTCTGGAATTAATGCGATTAATCTTGCAGCACAGGCGATTCGTGCGGATGATGGGGATGTCTATATTGCAGGTGGTACAGAAAGTATGAGTCGGGCACCGTATTTGTTGGATCGGCCAGAGAAGCCATATAGTCCTGCACCGCCGAGCTTTAGAAAGTCACAACTCTCTCCACAGGAAATTGGTGATCCGCCGATGGGAATAACAGCGGAAAACTTAGTAGAAAAATATAAAATTTCAAGAGAAGAACAGGACGAATTTGCCTATCAAAGCCAGCGCCGTATGGCGATAGCAATGGAAGAAGGCCGTTTTGAGGAACAGATTGTTCCTATTAGGATTCCTGTTCGTAAAGGAGAACCAATCGTTTTTAAGACAGATGAGCATCCCCGCCCGCAGACGACACTAGAGGCATTGTCGAAGCTTCAGCCAGCATTCCTTAAGGGAGGGACGGTTACTGCTGGAAATAGCTCTGGTTTAAATGATGCAGCTTCGGCACTTGTTATTATGTCAAGGGAGAAAGCAGAGGAATTAAATCTTACTCCACTTGCGGTTATTCGTGCGTATGCTGTTGCGGGGGTAGATCCGAATATCATGGGTATTGGGCCAGTTCCAGCTGTAAACAAGGTAATAGAAAAATCGGGAATTTCTTTACAAGACATGGATCTAATAGAAATTAATGAAGCTTTTGCAGCACAAGTTCTCGCTTGTAATCGGGAACTTGAAATGGACCTTGAAAAAGTAAATGTTAATGGCGGTGCCATTGCCCATGGACATCCACTTGGGGCAACAGGAGCTATTTTGGCAACAAAGGCTGTTTACGAGTTAAAACGTACCGGTAGCAGATACGCGCTTATTACCGCATGTATAGGTGGCGGACAGGGAATTGCAACCATCATTGAACGTGAGTGA
- a CDS encoding TetR/AcrR family transcriptional regulator, which produces MRQKIIETSIQLFDQNGFKSTSINDIVQLMGVTKGTFYYYFTSKEELLKDIQLTYIKDLIKQQEVILRCPKTNISSKLFEIIYMIMKNIKTQRQSARIFSREMRHLSIMNLEDIHKKRNLFRYNTQMLIEEGIKTGEFKANLRADIITFGILGSTNWSYYWFNTEGEVSEEKVAKIYLDMILNGIKESSLSSFKK; this is translated from the coding sequence ATGAGACAAAAAATAATAGAAACAAGTATCCAGTTGTTTGACCAGAACGGTTTTAAATCCACATCCATTAACGATATTGTTCAGTTAATGGGTGTGACAAAGGGTACATTTTACTATTATTTCACCAGTAAAGAGGAATTGTTAAAGGATATTCAATTAACCTATATTAAAGATTTAATTAAGCAACAGGAAGTAATCTTACGTTGTCCAAAGACAAATATTTCTAGTAAACTATTTGAAATTATCTATATGATTATGAAAAATATTAAAACACAAAGACAGAGTGCACGAATTTTCTCTAGGGAAATGAGGCACTTGTCAATAATGAATCTAGAAGATATTCATAAAAAACGGAACCTATTTCGTTATAACACACAGATGTTAATTGAAGAGGGGATTAAAACAGGAGAATTTAAAGCAAACTTACGTGCAGATATCATAACTTTTGGAATCCTTGGGAGTACAAATTGGAGTTATTATTGGTTTAATACTGAAGGAGAAGTCAGTGAAGAAAAAGTTGCAAAAATCTACTTAGATATGATTCTAAATGGCATAAAGGAAAGCAGTCTGTCATCATTCAAAAAATGA
- a CDS encoding long-chain fatty acid--CoA ligase, producing MLTLHYEHWPKISKSLIVPATSLYDNLRVSALRYPEQDAIIYYGSKLSYKQLDQEVNALAGYLQHRLGVNTGEKVLLFMQNSPQFVIGYYAILRANAVVVPINPMLVADELEFYVRDCEIKTALTGQELYGQIRPLLGTTSLENLLIAAYSDYKGNEFEGTIPTEVEKERLIFSEPSHYHWNDAVQANLRPSEHTSKGDDLAVLPYTSGTTGLPKGCMHTNRTVQANTVGAYHWSRTTPNAVHLMTLPLFHVTGMVHSMHMPIYSGSTMVIMTRWNRDVAVGLIKKQGCTHWVTIATMIIDFLANPKLTVEDISSLTSISGGGAALPEAVGEKLYKLSGLRFVEGYGLSETIAQTHFNPADRPKMQCLGIPSFDVDARIIEPATGKQLGMGEIGEIIVNGPQVMVGYYKREDENRSSFIGIDGKSFFRTGDIGRYDEDGYFFIVDRVKRMINAAGYKVWPTEVESYLYKHPAIQQACVVGVPDERRGETVKAFVILNEGMDGKVSEEEIIEWAKQHMAAYKYPRQIEFRNQFPMTSSGKILWRKLQEEEKEKAENSVQ from the coding sequence ATGCTAACTCTTCATTACGAACATTGGCCGAAAATATCCAAATCGTTAATCGTTCCTGCTACTTCTTTATATGACAATCTAAGGGTAAGTGCCCTGAGGTACCCAGAACAAGATGCGATTATTTATTATGGAAGTAAACTATCCTATAAACAATTGGATCAAGAGGTAAATGCTTTAGCTGGATATTTACAGCATAGGCTGGGGGTAAATACTGGGGAAAAGGTTTTGCTTTTTATGCAAAATTCACCGCAGTTTGTAATTGGTTATTATGCAATTTTGAGGGCAAATGCAGTAGTAGTCCCAATCAACCCAATGTTAGTGGCAGACGAGTTAGAATTTTATGTCAGAGATTGTGAAATCAAGACAGCACTCACAGGTCAGGAATTATATGGACAGATCAGACCGTTGCTCGGGACCACCTCACTTGAAAATTTATTAATTGCGGCTTATTCAGATTATAAAGGAAATGAGTTTGAGGGGACGATACCTACTGAGGTTGAAAAAGAAAGACTTATTTTTTCTGAGCCCAGCCATTATCACTGGAACGATGCGGTTCAAGCAAATCTTAGGCCTAGTGAACATACATCAAAAGGAGATGATTTAGCAGTTCTTCCATATACATCTGGGACAACGGGGCTGCCAAAAGGATGTATGCATACGAATCGAACTGTACAAGCGAATACAGTAGGGGCATACCACTGGTCAAGGACAACCCCGAACGCCGTTCACCTCATGACCCTGCCGCTTTTTCATGTAACAGGCATGGTTCATAGTATGCATATGCCAATCTATAGTGGTAGTACAATGGTGATAATGACGAGATGGAATCGTGATGTGGCCGTCGGGTTGATAAAAAAACAAGGCTGTACCCATTGGGTAACCATAGCCACGATGATCATCGATTTCCTGGCAAATCCTAAACTAACAGTAGAAGATATTTCGAGCCTAACCTCGATATCTGGAGGGGGAGCCGCTCTGCCGGAAGCAGTGGGAGAAAAGTTGTATAAGCTTTCTGGGTTACGGTTTGTCGAGGGGTACGGCTTATCAGAAACGATTGCCCAGACTCACTTCAATCCTGCTGATCGACCAAAGATGCAATGTTTAGGGATTCCTTCCTTTGATGTCGATGCTCGTATTATTGAGCCGGCAACAGGTAAGCAGCTTGGAATGGGCGAGATTGGCGAAATTATTGTTAACGGACCGCAGGTGATGGTTGGTTATTATAAACGCGAAGATGAAAATCGAAGTTCATTTATCGGAATTGATGGGAAGAGTTTTTTCAGAACAGGTGATATCGGGCGCTATGATGAGGATGGCTATTTCTTCATTGTGGATCGAGTGAAGCGGATGATTAATGCTGCAGGATACAAAGTTTGGCCGACCGAGGTGGAATCGTATCTTTATAAACATCCCGCGATTCAGCAGGCTTGTGTAGTTGGTGTACCTGATGAAAGAAGAGGAGAAACGGTCAAAGCATTCGTTATATTAAACGAAGGAATGGATGGGAAAGTCAGTGAGGAAGAAATTATTGAATGGGCAAAGCAGCATATGGCCGCCTATAAATATCCACGCCAAATTGAGTTTCGTAACCAATTTCCAATGACAAGTAGCGGGAAAATTCTCTGGCGCAAGCTCCAGGAAGAGGAAAAAGAAAAGGCAGAAAATAGTGTTCAGTAA
- a CDS encoding branched-chain amino acid ABC transporter permease, with protein MEIFIQQLFNGLTIGSVYTLVALGLTLVYGILHISNFAHGALYMMGGYVTLMMMTKYGLHYWLAIFVSIIVVGLIGVLMERLVFHPLQEAPPIHDMIAAIGILLFLEAFAQFVWGAEYQSMPTPYGQVVQIFGLTFTMQRLLIIFGAIVVMVLLYIFLKKTFIGSTIIAMSQDREGANLVGINTSKVVMLTFMISGGLAALAASLSAPINLVFPGMGQLVILKAFVIIILGGMGSVPGAILGGYILGFSESLGATYISNDYKDIIAFILLVIILSVKPTGLFSKGGH; from the coding sequence ATGGAGATTTTCATTCAGCAATTATTTAATGGTCTAACCATTGGAAGCGTTTACACTCTTGTAGCCTTAGGTTTAACGCTTGTTTATGGAATCCTACATATTTCGAATTTTGCACACGGCGCCTTATACATGATGGGCGGATACGTTACGTTAATGATGATGACAAAATACGGTTTGCATTATTGGCTCGCTATTTTTGTTTCCATCATCGTTGTTGGTCTTATTGGTGTTTTAATGGAAAGGCTTGTCTTCCACCCTCTCCAGGAGGCACCTCCGATTCACGACATGATTGCTGCGATAGGAATTCTCTTATTTTTAGAAGCATTTGCCCAATTTGTATGGGGGGCAGAGTACCAAAGTATGCCAACTCCATATGGACAGGTGGTCCAAATCTTTGGCCTAACCTTTACAATGCAGCGTTTGCTCATCATCTTTGGTGCAATTGTTGTTATGGTCCTTTTATATATCTTCTTGAAAAAAACGTTTATTGGTTCAACCATTATCGCGATGTCACAAGATCGTGAAGGAGCAAACCTTGTTGGAATTAATACCAGTAAAGTTGTAATGCTAACCTTCATGATTTCTGGGGGTCTTGCAGCCCTTGCCGCCTCACTCTCTGCACCTATTAATCTAGTTTTCCCTGGGATGGGGCAGCTCGTGATTTTAAAGGCGTTTGTTATTATTATCCTTGGCGGAATGGGGAGTGTACCTGGAGCGATATTGGGCGGGTATATATTAGGTTTTAGTGAGAGTTTGGGCGCAACCTATATTTCAAACGACTATAAAGACATTATTGCCTTTATTCTCCTCGTCATCATTTTATCGGTTAAGCCGACCGGTCTTTTTTCAAAGGGGGGGCATTAA